One part of the Granulicella arctica genome encodes these proteins:
- a CDS encoding alpha/beta hydrolase, whose translation MPLLRNLAVAALLCASLPCASMSAQQLSPAITTDPAPDKANPAAMESFQLPSHGALLNAIVYVAAGAGPHPVVLLLHGFPGNERNLDLAQSIRRAGWDVLYFNYRGAWGSPGDFSFTHAIEDTHAAISFLRDPANAKKFRADPNYIVLIGHSMGGMIAANVGAEDAGIKAIGMISAANMGGMVLPMVLAGKQETAVPFIGRSLAAEGVAPLAGCTPESLARDLLANASKWNIPDLAPKLASRPVFVITSDDGLAAGSDALVENLHKIGDTQVTSLHIATDHSYSGSRIELETTVLNNLSHLKP comes from the coding sequence ATGCCCTTACTTCGGAATCTTGCAGTCGCCGCTCTCCTCTGCGCCTCCTTGCCTTGCGCTTCGATGTCTGCCCAGCAACTCTCTCCGGCGATCACCACCGATCCCGCGCCCGACAAGGCAAACCCCGCTGCGATGGAGTCGTTTCAACTCCCCAGCCACGGTGCGCTGCTGAATGCGATCGTCTATGTTGCTGCCGGAGCCGGCCCGCATCCGGTCGTGCTGCTATTGCATGGGTTTCCGGGGAACGAGCGCAACCTCGATCTGGCGCAGTCGATCCGCCGCGCAGGATGGGATGTCCTCTACTTCAACTATCGTGGCGCATGGGGCTCGCCCGGAGACTTCTCATTTACGCACGCGATCGAGGACACACACGCCGCAATCTCCTTTCTGCGCGATCCCGCCAACGCCAAGAAGTTCCGCGCCGACCCCAACTATATCGTGCTGATCGGCCACAGCATGGGCGGCATGATCGCCGCAAACGTTGGTGCAGAGGATGCTGGAATCAAAGCCATCGGGATGATCTCCGCGGCGAACATGGGCGGCATGGTGCTTCCTATGGTACTGGCGGGCAAGCAGGAGACGGCGGTCCCTTTCATCGGCCGATCGCTGGCAGCCGAGGGCGTAGCGCCGCTCGCAGGCTGCACGCCGGAGAGCCTGGCACGCGACCTGCTGGCCAACGCGAGCAAGTGGAATATTCCCGATCTCGCGCCAAAGCTCGCGTCGCGGCCGGTCTTTGTGATCACGTCGGATGATGGACTAGCCGCTGGGAGCGATGCGCTCGTCGAGAACCTGCATAAGATCGGCGACACGCAGGTGACGTCGCTGCACATTGCCACGGACCACTCATACTCGGGTTCGCGCATCGAGCTTGAGACGACTGTGCTCAACAACCTCAGCCATCTGAAGCCGTAG
- a CDS encoding TonB-dependent receptor, producing the protein MLKLKVAVALVVAGLTVAPMFGQSSTQGAIGGTVFDTTGAVIGQASVTIHNDATNAEIHLTADASGYYKAPLLEPGTYTVTVNSSGFSESKTTKVGVQVGQLTEISPKLATGESSSVVEVTASAPILNFDSPDFSSNLNQRALENVPVNNLRWSSLALTTPGVVSDSNGFGLVSVRGISPILNNVLIDGADDNQAYYSEERGRTREAYSTPPEAIREFQVNTGVFPAEFGRAAGGVINSVTKSGGNSLHGQAYFYDRESSWGAFNPYTTNTIESQSSTGAYTFTPVPYKPKDSRRIWGFTAGGALIKDKLFWQYTYDQHHRDFPGTAKANSPSAFFSQPDASLAGLNGSPTCNLTTGYLTGSAKSTASNYFANYTLDSYACTLAAREGLTSYAAGATAYGNGLVTLLSDLGSVPRTGDQEVNMPKLDYQINDKNHVSLLYNRLRWDSPGGVQTQATNNYAVDTFGMDFVKLDYGVAKLTTLVNSNISNELLYQYGRELNDESQQPYSAFTKQYLTGSGGNVPEVALATSTGFYLGSPYYSYRKALPDERKWQVGDTLYVNRGNHSFKFGLDSVHNYDLINNTYESNGYITYGYIGNFLADLASEGKTTDSCNSTALAAGTSTQTAVGKSPCYSTFAQGFGPPVFAVSTFDYGVFAQDNWKVTPRLTLQLGVRYDKENLPGNSANATLTATSGTFNPYPGLTNAPSDNNNIGPRIGFAYDVYGSGKTVLRGGYGMYYGRITNGVLLNVLLNTGSPLGQFTASLKPASSSAPVFPNVIPPVTPPTPSSYYLASNLQNPMVHEFDLLVQQELGRGTVLSVSYLGALGRELTNFIDQNLNPTTTPTTITISDTSGKGPLKNGATYVVPQYTSYGNTALFNTVATKFTSITEVASNINSNYNALVGEIQNRSLKNLQFDVNYVWSHALDFNQNATTNTTTNNQYDPYGGQKADYGNSNYNVPNRIAGYVLYNLPNTKSTNFVKYLANDWALNSAFQLQNGLPYSATLSGYASYGALNSSWNGAGGLSSNIIPEIGRNTYKYPRDIVQDLRVQKQISFTERYHAELRLDLFNLYNHQNVTNVQNLAYALQSGTATVNPNTSTATFQSGTGSTALFGTPTNSNSSGFLYTPRQVQIGFKFLF; encoded by the coding sequence ATGTTGAAATTGAAGGTAGCAGTTGCTCTTGTAGTAGCAGGTCTGACAGTAGCCCCGATGTTTGGGCAATCCTCGACGCAGGGTGCGATCGGCGGAACTGTGTTCGATACGACCGGTGCCGTGATCGGCCAGGCCAGTGTCACGATCCATAATGATGCGACGAACGCCGAGATCCATCTGACGGCAGATGCGAGCGGCTACTACAAGGCGCCGTTGTTGGAGCCGGGCACGTATACGGTGACGGTAAACAGCTCCGGGTTCAGCGAATCCAAAACGACTAAGGTAGGTGTGCAGGTGGGTCAACTGACCGAGATCTCTCCGAAGCTGGCAACCGGCGAATCGAGCTCGGTCGTGGAGGTGACGGCGTCGGCTCCGATTCTGAACTTCGACTCCCCGGATTTTTCGTCGAACCTGAATCAGCGGGCGCTCGAGAATGTACCGGTGAACAATCTTCGCTGGTCGAGTCTGGCGTTGACGACTCCCGGTGTGGTGTCGGACTCGAACGGCTTCGGTCTGGTCAGCGTTCGCGGCATCAGCCCAATTTTGAATAACGTGCTGATCGACGGTGCGGATGATAATCAGGCCTATTACTCGGAGGAGCGCGGGCGCACACGTGAGGCGTACTCGACGCCGCCCGAGGCGATCCGCGAGTTCCAGGTGAACACGGGCGTGTTTCCGGCGGAGTTTGGCCGCGCCGCCGGCGGTGTGATCAACTCGGTGACCAAGAGCGGCGGAAACTCGCTGCATGGGCAGGCGTACTTCTACGACCGCGAGAGCAGCTGGGGCGCGTTCAATCCGTATACGACGAATACGATCGAGTCGCAGTCTTCGACCGGCGCCTACACGTTTACGCCGGTGCCGTACAAGCCGAAGGATTCGCGCAGGATCTGGGGCTTTACCGCAGGCGGAGCACTGATCAAGGACAAGCTGTTCTGGCAGTACACCTACGACCAGCATCACCGTGACTTTCCCGGTACAGCGAAGGCTAACTCGCCGTCGGCGTTCTTCAGCCAGCCTGATGCCAGCCTGGCCGGCCTCAACGGATCACCGACCTGCAACCTGACTACCGGATACCTGACTGGCAGCGCCAAGTCGACCGCCTCGAACTACTTTGCGAACTATACCCTGGATAGCTATGCCTGCACCCTGGCGGCTCGCGAGGGACTTACGAGCTATGCGGCCGGCGCGACGGCATACGGCAATGGCCTTGTGACGCTTCTCTCCGATCTGGGCAGCGTACCGCGCACAGGCGATCAGGAAGTGAACATGCCGAAGCTGGACTACCAGATCAACGACAAGAACCATGTCAGCCTTCTCTATAACCGGCTACGCTGGGATTCGCCGGGCGGCGTGCAGACGCAGGCGACGAACAACTATGCTGTCGATACCTTCGGCATGGACTTCGTAAAGTTGGACTACGGCGTGGCAAAGTTGACGACGCTCGTGAACTCGAATATCAGCAACGAGCTTCTGTATCAGTATGGCCGCGAGCTGAACGACGAATCGCAGCAGCCGTACAGCGCGTTCACCAAGCAGTACCTGACGGGGTCCGGCGGCAATGTTCCGGAGGTGGCGCTGGCGACCTCGACCGGGTTCTACCTCGGCTCGCCGTACTACTCTTACCGCAAGGCGCTGCCGGATGAGCGCAAGTGGCAGGTGGGCGATACGCTCTATGTGAACCGTGGCAACCACAGCTTCAAGTTCGGGCTGGACTCGGTCCATAACTACGACCTGATCAATAACACCTACGAGAGCAACGGCTACATTACGTATGGCTATATCGGCAACTTCCTCGCCGACCTGGCGAGTGAGGGCAAGACGACTGATAGCTGCAACAGCACGGCGCTGGCGGCGGGGACCTCGACGCAAACAGCGGTGGGTAAGTCTCCCTGCTACAGCACGTTCGCGCAGGGCTTCGGACCTCCTGTGTTTGCGGTCTCGACGTTCGATTACGGTGTGTTCGCGCAGGATAACTGGAAGGTCACTCCGCGGTTGACACTCCAGTTGGGCGTGCGCTACGACAAGGAGAACCTGCCGGGCAACTCTGCGAACGCAACCTTGACCGCGACCTCCGGAACCTTTAATCCGTATCCCGGACTGACGAATGCGCCAAGCGATAATAACAACATCGGGCCTCGCATCGGCTTTGCATATGACGTCTATGGAAGCGGCAAGACGGTACTGCGTGGTGGCTACGGCATGTACTACGGTCGTATCACCAACGGTGTGCTGCTGAACGTGCTGCTCAACACAGGCAGCCCGCTCGGACAGTTCACGGCATCGCTGAAGCCGGCTTCTTCGAGCGCTCCTGTCTTTCCGAACGTCATCCCACCGGTGACGCCACCGACGCCGAGCTCTTACTATCTTGCTTCCAACTTGCAGAACCCGATGGTTCACGAGTTCGACTTGCTGGTCCAGCAAGAGCTTGGCAGAGGGACGGTGCTTTCGGTGAGCTACCTCGGTGCGCTTGGCCGTGAGCTGACGAACTTCATCGATCAGAACCTTAACCCGACTACAACGCCGACCACAATCACCATCTCCGACACGAGTGGTAAGGGTCCTCTGAAGAACGGCGCGACCTACGTGGTTCCGCAGTACACCTCGTATGGCAACACGGCTTTGTTCAATACGGTTGCCACGAAGTTCACCAGCATCACTGAGGTGGCCAGCAACATCAACTCGAACTACAACGCGCTGGTCGGTGAGATTCAGAACCGGTCTTTGAAGAACCTACAGTTCGATGTGAACTATGTATGGTCGCATGCGCTCGACTTCAACCAGAATGCAACGACGAACACGACGACCAACAACCAGTACGACCCGTATGGTGGCCAGAAAGCCGACTATGGTAATTCGAACTACAACGTTCCGAACCGTATTGCGGGGTATGTGCTGTACAACCTGCCCAACACGAAGAGCACCAACTTTGTGAAGTATCTGGCCAACGACTGGGCTCTGAACAGCGCGTTTCAGTTGCAGAACGGACTGCCTTACTCGGCGACGCTCAGCGGTTATGCTTCTTATGGAGCGCTGAACAGCAGCTGGAATGGAGCGGGGGGGCTTTCTTCGAATATCATTCCGGAGATTGGACGCAACACCTACAAGTACCCGAGGGACATTGTGCAGGACCTGCGAGTGCAGAAGCAGATCTCCTTTACGGAGCGCTACCACGCCGAGCTGCGGCTCGATCTGTTCAACCTGTACAACCACCAGAACGTAACCAACGTGCAGAACCTGGCATATGCGCTACAGTCGGGGACTGCGACGGTCAACCCGAACACGAGCACGGCGACGTTCCAGTCGGGAACCGGAAGCACGGCCCTGTTTGGCACACCGACCAACTCCAACTCGAGCGGCTTCCTCTACACGCCGCGGCAGGTGCAGATCGGCTTCAAGTTCCTGTTCTAG
- the obgE gene encoding GTPase ObgE, producing the protein MFIDEARIRIKAGDGGNGCMAFRREKFVPRGGPSGGDGGHGGDILMSSSLSHNTLVHFRFNPEHKAERGGHGLGSNCSGQAGEHTNLKVPIGTLLYDDTTGELIHDFTRAGETIVIARGGRGGRGNQHFATSTHQAPREHELGRAGEERNYRLELRLLADAGLVGYPNVGKSTLISRISAAKPKVANYAFTTLEPNLGVVQIGDWPHVQSFTVADLPGLIEGAHLGHGLGIQFLKHIERTSVVVHLVDVSDGSGRPDPVEDFKVITAELKSFHPALAAKPTILVAAKADVANPDKLKKLTAMAKRRKLPFFTISAVTGEGVEPLKFAIADLVTAHRPIQLEPEPVTPTKLKPHYPPPAPSSRGRG; encoded by the coding sequence ATGTTTATCGATGAAGCAAGAATTCGCATCAAGGCCGGCGACGGCGGCAATGGCTGCATGGCCTTCCGGCGCGAGAAGTTCGTTCCCCGCGGCGGTCCCTCGGGCGGCGACGGCGGCCACGGCGGCGACATCCTCATGTCGTCCTCGCTGAGCCACAACACCCTCGTCCACTTCCGCTTCAACCCCGAGCACAAAGCGGAGCGCGGTGGCCACGGCCTCGGCTCCAACTGCTCCGGACAGGCAGGCGAGCATACCAATCTTAAAGTCCCCATCGGCACGCTGCTCTACGACGACACCACCGGCGAGCTCATCCACGACTTCACCCGCGCTGGCGAGACCATCGTCATCGCCCGCGGCGGACGCGGCGGACGCGGCAACCAGCACTTCGCTACATCGACCCATCAGGCTCCCCGAGAGCATGAGCTCGGCCGCGCCGGAGAAGAGCGCAACTACCGCCTCGAGCTGCGTCTGCTGGCCGACGCAGGCCTGGTCGGCTACCCCAACGTCGGCAAGTCCACGCTCATCTCGCGCATCTCCGCCGCCAAGCCCAAGGTCGCCAACTACGCCTTCACCACGCTCGAGCCGAACCTCGGCGTCGTCCAGATCGGCGACTGGCCTCATGTGCAGTCCTTCACCGTCGCCGACCTGCCCGGCCTCATCGAAGGCGCGCACCTCGGCCACGGCCTCGGCATCCAGTTCCTGAAGCACATCGAGCGCACCAGCGTCGTCGTCCACCTCGTCGATGTCTCCGACGGCTCAGGCCGTCCTGACCCGGTTGAAGACTTCAAGGTCATCACCGCCGAGCTGAAGTCCTTCCACCCGGCGCTCGCCGCCAAGCCCACGATCCTGGTAGCTGCCAAGGCCGACGTAGCCAACCCCGACAAGCTGAAGAAGCTGACCGCCATGGCCAAGCGCCGCAAGCTACCCTTCTTCACCATCTCCGCCGTCACCGGCGAAGGCGTGGAGCCGCTGAAGTTTGCCATCGCCGATCTCGTCACCGCGCACCGGCCCATCCAGCTTGAACCCGAACCGGTCACCCCCACCAAGCTCAAGCCGCACTACCCCCCGCCCGCACCGTCCTCTCGCGGCCGAGGGTAG
- a CDS encoding acyltransferase family protein → MRSKYSGHVGMFMTTEKPPVAANARSAYYVALDGLRALAVIMVFFQHYGAGRAFVFGWGWTGVDIFFVLSGFLITGILYDSQHRPHRYRDFYIRRTLRIFPLYYAVWIAILLLTPVAQWQWSWRWALWPMYVGNYARFLFLHIPGNPYRFDWITFGPVVNAWFGGPMHLYIGHFWSLCVEEQFYLIWPFVVYQVRRRETLMKICIGVIFVLPLVRWLLSVVLPAPLLHMELFYRSLPTRIDALLIGGLIALCLRGPEQVLVRRIRRPLLAVSAALFVGLYLVSIKLLRLPLEGSASNWIGILGFTLIDAFAAALILECIHPGSLLGRIMSFKPLRALGIVSYGFYVYHDLLHDFYSYFANRYFPKHAYPVTLFVAFSCTVILSTISYRVLERPMLRLKDRFTGQVHTAPRV, encoded by the coding sequence ATGCGGAGCAAGTATAGTGGGCATGTCGGAATGTTTATGACGACCGAGAAGCCACCCGTCGCCGCGAATGCCCGGTCCGCCTACTATGTTGCCCTCGATGGTCTGCGTGCCCTGGCCGTCATCATGGTGTTCTTCCAGCACTATGGAGCGGGCAGAGCCTTCGTTTTCGGCTGGGGCTGGACGGGCGTCGACATCTTCTTTGTGCTCTCGGGCTTTCTCATCACGGGAATCCTCTACGACAGCCAGCACAGGCCGCATCGCTATCGAGACTTCTATATCCGGCGCACGCTGCGCATCTTTCCCCTCTACTATGCCGTGTGGATCGCGATTCTTCTTCTCACTCCTGTCGCCCAATGGCAGTGGAGTTGGCGATGGGCGCTCTGGCCCATGTATGTCGGCAACTATGCGCGCTTTCTCTTCCTACATATTCCGGGCAATCCCTACCGGTTTGACTGGATCACCTTCGGGCCTGTGGTTAACGCGTGGTTCGGAGGCCCGATGCATCTCTACATCGGACATTTCTGGTCGTTGTGCGTCGAAGAGCAGTTTTATCTGATATGGCCGTTTGTGGTGTACCAGGTTCGACGGCGCGAGACGTTGATGAAGATCTGTATCGGCGTGATCTTCGTCCTGCCGCTTGTTCGATGGTTGCTGAGCGTGGTTCTTCCGGCGCCACTGCTCCACATGGAGCTCTTCTACAGGAGCCTTCCGACACGTATCGATGCACTGCTTATCGGAGGTCTCATTGCGCTTTGCCTGCGCGGCCCGGAGCAGGTGCTTGTTCGGCGCATTAGGCGTCCATTGCTTGCAGTGTCAGCGGCGCTCTTTGTGGGGCTGTATCTGGTGTCGATCAAACTGCTGCGGCTTCCGCTCGAAGGGTCGGCGTCCAACTGGATCGGCATTCTTGGGTTTACGCTGATCGATGCATTCGCGGCGGCGTTAATCCTGGAGTGCATCCATCCCGGCAGTCTGCTTGGCCGCATCATGAGCTTCAAGCCGCTCCGCGCTCTCGGCATTGTCAGCTATGGCTTTTATGTCTACCACGACCTGCTGCACGACTTCTATTCCTACTTCGCAAACCGGTACTTCCCGAAGCATGCGTATCCCGTAACGCTGTTCGTCGCGTTCTCGTGCACCGTGATTCTTTCGACGATCAGCTACCGTGTTTTGGAGAGGCCCATGCTTCGGCTCAAGGATCGATTTACCGGTCAGGTGCACACCGCTCCTCGGGTCTAG
- a CDS encoding rhodanese-like domain-containing protein — protein sequence MDLIGVIAHHGYAVTGVTLFLAAIGIPLPMAITLLAAGAAAHGDLRIGGVLAVAVLAALAGDILLYFGGRYTGWWLLAWMCRVSVNPEACIFGSADYFYRRGPKTLLFAKYVPGLGAMAAPLAGSLNMRFARFLRLDVSGTLLYCASWLAVGYVFSRFIRDIAGWIERAGHAVLFVVLVLILGYAATVMIFTLRARRYKEIEKISAESLRERMQTLASESSDRLIIIADVRSHGYYDPGMQRIKNSIRVEPHRLKEELLALREFMTPECDVYVYCSCIRDTTSVRVAHMLQQENCHVQVIDGGLKAWIKAGGAMEVVPESDVHHLPHFD from the coding sequence ATGGACCTGATCGGCGTCATTGCACATCATGGATACGCGGTCACAGGCGTCACACTCTTCCTCGCGGCGATAGGGATTCCGCTACCGATGGCGATCACGCTGCTGGCCGCCGGTGCGGCAGCCCATGGCGATCTGCGGATCGGCGGCGTACTCGCCGTTGCCGTGTTAGCTGCACTGGCCGGAGACATCTTGCTCTACTTCGGCGGCCGATACACAGGCTGGTGGCTGCTGGCGTGGATGTGCCGCGTCTCTGTGAACCCGGAGGCGTGCATCTTCGGCTCGGCAGATTACTTCTATCGGCGCGGCCCGAAGACGCTGCTCTTCGCGAAGTACGTTCCTGGACTAGGCGCGATGGCGGCTCCACTGGCGGGTAGCCTGAACATGCGATTTGCGCGATTCCTGCGGCTGGATGTGAGCGGCACGTTGCTCTACTGCGCCTCGTGGCTAGCCGTCGGATATGTCTTCAGCCGGTTCATCCGCGACATCGCCGGATGGATCGAGCGGGCCGGGCATGCAGTGCTCTTCGTCGTCCTCGTGCTGATCCTTGGATACGCAGCGACGGTCATGATCTTTACGCTGCGTGCGCGGCGGTACAAAGAGATCGAAAAGATCTCGGCAGAGAGCCTGCGGGAACGAATGCAGACGCTCGCCTCGGAGAGTTCGGATCGGCTGATCATCATCGCCGATGTACGGAGCCATGGCTACTACGATCCCGGCATGCAGCGCATCAAAAACTCGATCCGCGTGGAACCGCATCGTCTGAAGGAAGAGCTGCTCGCGTTGCGCGAGTTCATGACGCCGGAGTGCGACGTGTACGTCTACTGTAGCTGTATTCGCGACACCACCAGCGTGCGCGTCGCACACATGCTGCAACAGGAGAACTGTCACGTGCAGGTGATCGACGGCGGCCTCAAGGCGTGGATCAAGGCCGGCGGTGCGATGGAGGTGGTGCCCGAGTCGGACGTGCACCACCTGCCGCACTTCGACTGA
- a CDS encoding TonB-dependent receptor: MPVGRARGLFRTAIRRLVPLMLLALSGAACLRVSAQSSVDGAISGHVVAGEGEVIAGAEVLLEGEGGVQRTVVSGKKGEFLLIGLPPGVYRLSARAPGYTGFVELEAVVELGRMTEVQVGDVVAAPHGKHRKKLLQKQTNLLQRDPDATVVHPSELDGLPVEGRDWQELALESPTTHADPDADGQSLLTLRGLPATQNSSQIDGVSHDQSFGSVPVGTGAGAGRETEDDAEQGGSVLSGGSSGEGIGQGRHAGAAYTFSQAAVREFRLSEQGYSALYGHAAGGVVTAISRSGTDELHGTGFLTIRESAWGAANPFSVQTTYTDGVIASSIVKPQDLRQQFGGTLGGAVLPGRLFYFAAYDQQRRGFPAVSSPADAAFYALTATQTALLGTRGVTRSKMNAALNYLSSLTGQVPRRQDQAVVFGKLDWHVNGKNTIGGQYNHAVWSSPAGATTAAVVARGMASLGNNDGSVDEATARWTTLLSLHFSNELRVQYGRDFQSEPAQAPLPQEPAIGPGGYAPEISIAPQGLLFGTPASLGRKAYPDERRLQLVDTFAWMKGRHLVRVGGDFSLVHDLIDTLNNQEGTFSYDSGVTGGHAGGLVDWITDYTFNVHAYPNGGCPSITARVHDFCFRSFSQSFGEQSTSFDTHESAVFVQDDWRMRPGLTLNLGVRYEYQQLPPPQTPNAALDAVFGTIGSTSVYPEDGNNFGPRVGVSWQPFGRRGWVVHAGYGLYFGRLPGTTIWSALQGSALASSTTHVRIVSSTETLCPQVANQGFGYACAYVSAPPAAVAATTSATIFDHHFRLPEVQQGSISVEHEVGAGIVGSLSYRMNSDRELPNSRDINIAPSTATRIFQLSGGTGALGVKDGEQFVVPVYTSRVSTSFGPVTDIVSNGNGTYHALVLEARRTTRSGLDLRVNWTWAKAIDYGQMASGVPRTNAQFDPFQVGYDKGLSSLNYPHRVMASVAWRPIVAAESHWLRVAANGWEAAPVFTESSGRPYSYDIFGGTRLSGGYESINGSGGAAYLPTVGRNTLRLPDTMHVNLRLSRSVQVTERVRLKGVAEVFNVVNRVNYSGVQQRAFLVGTEVSGVTPLVFQDAATVAAEGLNVNPFGTFTAAGTSEARERQVQLGVRLEF, translated from the coding sequence ATGCCGGTCGGGCGTGCCCGAGGGCTTTTTCGCACGGCAATCCGAAGGCTCGTTCCGCTCATGCTGCTGGCTCTCTCAGGGGCCGCGTGCCTGCGTGTGTCTGCGCAGTCGTCGGTCGATGGAGCCATCAGCGGCCATGTCGTTGCGGGCGAGGGCGAGGTTATTGCTGGAGCGGAGGTCCTGCTCGAGGGCGAAGGGGGCGTGCAGCGTACCGTGGTTTCGGGCAAGAAGGGCGAGTTCCTCCTCATTGGCCTTCCGCCGGGCGTGTACCGGCTGAGTGCGCGTGCCCCCGGCTATACCGGCTTCGTCGAGCTGGAGGCCGTGGTGGAGCTGGGCCGGATGACAGAGGTGCAGGTGGGCGATGTGGTCGCCGCGCCACACGGCAAGCATCGAAAGAAGCTGTTGCAGAAGCAGACGAATCTCCTCCAGCGCGACCCGGATGCGACGGTCGTCCATCCGTCTGAGCTGGACGGTCTTCCGGTGGAGGGGCGCGATTGGCAGGAGCTTGCGCTTGAGTCGCCTACAACCCATGCGGATCCCGACGCCGACGGGCAGAGCCTGTTGACATTGCGCGGGCTACCGGCGACGCAGAACAGCAGCCAGATCGACGGCGTCAGCCATGACCAGAGCTTCGGGTCGGTGCCGGTGGGGACGGGCGCAGGCGCGGGCCGCGAAACGGAGGACGATGCGGAGCAGGGAGGCTCGGTTCTCTCTGGCGGCAGCAGTGGCGAGGGCATCGGACAGGGTCGCCATGCGGGAGCGGCGTATACCTTTTCGCAGGCGGCGGTGCGGGAGTTCCGGCTGAGCGAGCAGGGCTACTCGGCGTTGTATGGCCATGCGGCGGGCGGCGTGGTCACGGCGATCTCACGGAGCGGGACGGATGAGCTGCACGGGACGGGGTTTCTGACCATCCGTGAGAGCGCGTGGGGCGCGGCCAATCCGTTTTCGGTGCAGACGACGTATACCGATGGCGTCATCGCGTCGAGTATCGTGAAGCCGCAGGATCTGCGCCAACAGTTTGGCGGTACGTTGGGCGGCGCGGTGCTGCCCGGACGGCTTTTTTACTTTGCGGCGTATGACCAGCAGCGGCGCGGGTTTCCGGCTGTGTCGTCGCCTGCGGATGCGGCGTTCTATGCGCTGACGGCGACCCAGACGGCTCTGTTGGGGACACGTGGCGTCACACGCAGCAAGATGAACGCGGCGCTCAATTATCTGTCGAGCTTGACCGGACAGGTGCCGCGGCGGCAAGACCAGGCGGTCGTCTTCGGCAAGCTGGACTGGCATGTGAACGGGAAGAACACCATCGGCGGGCAGTACAACCATGCGGTGTGGAGCTCGCCCGCTGGTGCGACGACGGCGGCGGTGGTGGCGCGTGGCATGGCGAGTCTGGGGAACAACGATGGCAGCGTGGACGAAGCTACGGCGCGGTGGACGACACTTCTCAGTCTGCACTTCAGCAACGAGCTGCGCGTGCAGTACGGGCGCGACTTTCAGTCTGAGCCGGCGCAGGCACCGCTGCCGCAGGAGCCGGCAATCGGGCCGGGCGGATACGCGCCTGAGATCAGCATCGCGCCGCAGGGCCTGCTCTTCGGCACGCCCGCCTCGCTGGGGCGCAAGGCGTATCCCGACGAGCGACGGCTCCAGTTGGTGGACACCTTCGCGTGGATGAAGGGGCGGCACCTGGTGCGCGTAGGCGGCGACTTCAGCTTGGTGCACGATCTCATCGACACGCTCAACAATCAGGAGGGGACCTTCAGCTACGACAGCGGCGTTACGGGCGGTCACGCGGGCGGGCTCGTCGACTGGATCACCGACTACACCTTCAACGTGCACGCCTATCCGAACGGTGGTTGTCCGTCGATCACGGCAAGGGTGCATGACTTCTGCTTTCGCTCGTTCAGCCAGAGCTTCGGCGAACAGAGCACGAGCTTCGACACGCACGAGTCAGCGGTCTTCGTGCAGGACGACTGGCGCATGAGGCCGGGGCTGACGCTGAACCTCGGCGTGCGGTACGAGTATCAGCAACTGCCGCCTCCGCAGACGCCGAACGCCGCGCTCGATGCGGTCTTCGGGACCATCGGCTCGACGAGCGTCTACCCGGAGGATGGCAACAACTTCGGGCCGCGTGTCGGCGTATCGTGGCAACCGTTCGGACGTCGCGGCTGGGTCGTCCATGCAGGCTACGGGCTTTATTTTGGCAGGCTGCCGGGGACGACGATCTGGAGCGCGCTGCAAGGCTCGGCGCTGGCCTCTTCGACGACGCATGTGCGGATCGTATCGAGCACCGAGACGCTTTGCCCACAGGTGGCGAACCAGGGCTTCGGCTATGCGTGCGCCTACGTGTCTGCGCCTCCTGCGGCGGTTGCGGCGACCACCTCGGCGACGATCTTCGATCACCACTTCCGTCTGCCCGAGGTGCAGCAGGGCAGCATCTCCGTGGAGCATGAGGTTGGTGCAGGCATCGTCGGGAGCCTGAGCTATCGGATGAACAGCGACCGGGAGCTTCCGAACTCACGGGACATCAACATCGCGCCATCGACAGCGACGCGCATCTTTCAACTCAGTGGAGGCACAGGTGCGCTGGGGGTGAAGGATGGCGAGCAGTTCGTCGTGCCGGTGTATACGTCGCGTGTGAGCACCAGCTTCGGTCCGGTGACGGACATCGTCTCGAACGGCAACGGAACGTATCACGCGCTGGTGCTGGAGGCACGGCGCACCACGCGCTCGGGCCTTGACCTGCGCGTGAACTGGACCTGGGCGAAGGCGATCGACTACGGACAGATGGCCAGCGGCGTGCCCCGTACGAATGCGCAGTTCGACCCCTTTCAGGTCGGGTACGACAAGGGGCTGTCGAGCCTGAACTATCCGCATCGAGTGATGGCCAGCGTAGCGTGGCGGCCCATTGTCGCGGCGGAGAGCCACTGGTTGCGCGTTGCTGCGAACGGCTGGGAGGCTGCGCCGGTCTTTACCGAGAGCAGCGGTCGCCCCTACAGCTACGACATCTTCGGCGGCACGCGGCTGAGCGGTGGATACGAGAGCATCAACGGCTCAGGCGGAGCGGCGTACTTACCTACCGTGGGGCGCAACACGCTGCGACTGCCGGATACGATGCACGTCAACCTGCGGCTTAGCCGCTCCGTGCAGGTAACGGAACGCGTGCGTCTCAAAGGCGTGGCGGAGGTCTTCAACGTCGTCAATCGAGTGAACTATTCCGGCGTGCAGCAGCGTGCGTTTCTGGTTGGAACAGAAGTTAGCGGTGTCACGCCGCTGGTGTTTCAGGATGCGGCAACCGTCGCGGCAGAGGGCCTAAATGTCAATCCCTTTGGTACGTTTACCGCAGCGGGGACGAGCGAGGCACGCGAGCGCCAGGTACAGCTCGGGGTGCGGCTGGAGTTTTGA